One genomic region from Flammeovirga agarivorans encodes:
- the rpsI gene encoding 30S ribosomal protein S9 — MEVINTSGRRKTSVARIYLSQGEGKITVNKREFGDYFPSEVLQIKVQQPLELTNESGKYDINVNVQGGGINGQAEAVRLAISKALCEINAEHRLTLKPEGFLTRDPRMVERKKPGRRKARRRFQFSKR; from the coding sequence ATGGAAGTAATTAACACTTCAGGCAGAAGAAAGACTTCTGTAGCAAGAATTTACCTGAGTCAAGGTGAAGGAAAAATTACTGTCAACAAACGTGAGTTTGGTGATTATTTCCCATCTGAGGTTTTGCAAATCAAAGTGCAACAACCATTAGAATTGACTAATGAGTCTGGCAAGTACGATATCAACGTAAATGTGCAAGGTGGTGGTATTAACGGACAAGCTGAAGCTGTACGTTTAGCAATCTCTAAAGCTCTTTGCGAAATCAACGCAGAACACAGATTGACATTGAAACCAGAAGGTTTCTTAACTCGTGATCCTCGTATGGTGGAAAGAAAGAAGCCAGGTCGCAGAAAAGCGAGAAGAAGATTCCAATTCTCGAAACGTTAA